From Athene noctua chromosome 19, bAthNoc1.hap1.1, whole genome shotgun sequence, one genomic window encodes:
- the RPAIN gene encoding RPA-interacting protein isoform X1: MEPPPPPPPRRYRARCKGPAAPHWKETYRRGCVERLRRSRAKLLERYRQAGERAGGLAPSALLVQEVMRREWQALQESRPALGGEGALAQWQLRFWKLSEKVARMGESLTDTFQMLEDPDELAVLEEIQQELILQEQSVLEEYEQSLQFDEECLNAMLDGLDTSDKVICPVCRKNNLTVRSHLVFCQCGLYISTQGMTEEKLRSLLENTLTEHSHRCFHNPEFTVTSGMEEETSLLMSCSVCDSWTILL, encoded by the exons atggagccgccgccgccgccgccgccgcggcggtaCCGCGCCCGCTGCaagggcccggccgcgccgcacTGGAAGGAGACCTACCGCCGC GGCTGCGTGGAGCGGCTGAGGCGCAGCCGGGCCAAGCTGCTGGAGCGGTACCGCCAGGCCGGGGAGCGAGCGGGCGGCCTGGCGCCGAGCGCGCTGCTGGTGCAGGAGGTGATGCGGCGGGAGTGGCAGGCGCTGCAGGAGAGCCGGCCGGCCCTCGGCGGGGAGGGCGCCCTGGCCCAG TGGCAGCTCAGGTTCTGGAAGTTAAGTGAGAAAGTAGCCAGAATGGGAGAATCTCTGACTGATACCTTTCAGATGCTAGAGGACCCTGATGAGCTAGCAGTACTGGAAGAGATCCAACAAGAACTGATCTTGCAAG AACAGTCGGTATTAGAAGAGTATGAGCAAAGCCTGCAGTTTGATGAAGAGTGTCTCAACGCGATGCTTGATGGTTTGGATACCAGCGACAAGGTCATCTGCCCTGTGTGTAGAAA GAATAACCTGACTGTGAGGAGTCACTTGGTTTTTTGCCAGTGTGGGCTATACATCAGCACACAG GGTATGACAGAAGAGAAGCTTCGGTCACTTCTAGAAAACACTCTAACAGAGCACAGTCACAGATGCTTTCACAACCCAGAGTTCACAGTTACCAGTGGAATGGAGGAAGAAACAAGTCTTCTCATGAGCTGTTCG GTCTGTGACTCCTGGACGATTCTTCTGTAA
- the DHX33 gene encoding ATP-dependent RNA helicase DHX33 isoform X2 codes for MLLREAIGDPMLQKYSIVILDEAHERTIHTDVLFGVVKAAQKKRKELGKLPLRVIVMSATMDVDQFSQYFNGAPVLYIEGRQHPIQVFYTKQPQSDYLQAALVSVFQIHQEAPFSQDILVFLTGQEEIEAMTKTCQDVAKHLPEGCPQMVVMPLYASLPYSQQLRVFQAAPKGCRKVILSTNIAETSITIAGIKYVVDTGMVKAKKYSPETGLEVLAVQRVSKAQAWQRTGRTGREDSGICYRLYTEDEFEKFDEMTIPEIQRCNLASVVLQLLAMRIPSVLTFDFMSKPSPDAIQAAIEQLDLLGAVEHKEDQLVLTPLGRKMAAFPLEPKFSKTILLSPKFNCTEEILTIVSLLSVDSVLYSPPAQRDEVQSVRKKFISSGGDHLTLLSVYRAFLNVSGNKEWCKHNFVNSRNMMLVSDIRAQLRDICVKLSMPIKSSRSDTENIRRCLAHSLFMNAAELQPDGTYSTVDSHQLVAIHPSSVLFHCKPACVVYNGLLRTNKCYMRDLCVVDADWLYDAAPDYFRRRLRTARN; via the exons ATGCTGCTTCGTGAAGCTATTGGGGACCCGATGCTGCAGAAGTACAGCATTGTCATCCTGGATGAAGCTCACGAGAGGACAATCCACACAGATGTACTCTTTGGAGTGGTGAAAGCTGCGCAAAAGAAACGGAAGGAACTGGGCAAACTGCCACTAAGA GTCATTGTCATGTCAGCTACGATGGATGTTGACCAGTTCTCCCAGTACTTCAATGGAGCTCCTGTTCTCTATATAGAGGGCAGGCAGCATCCTATTCAGGTCTTTTACACCAAACAGCCTCAGAGTGATTACCTCCAAGCAGCACTGGTGTCAGTCTTCCAAATCCACCAG GAAGCACCCTTTTCTCAGGACATCCTGGTATTTCTGACTGGTCAGGAAGAAATTGAAGCAATGACCAAAACCTGTCAAGATGTTGCCAAGCATCTCCCTGAAGGCTGCCCACAGATGGTGGTGATGCCTCTTTATGCTTCTCTGCCCTACTCCCAACAGCTCCGTGTCTTTCAGGCTGCCCCCAAG GGCTGTCGCAAAGTGATCCTCTCCACCAACATTGCAGAAACCTCCATCACCATTGCGGGAATAAAATATGTTGTGGACACAGGCATGGTCAAAGCAAAGAAGTACAGCCCTG AAACTGGTCTGGAAGTGCTGGCAGTCCAACGGGTGTCGAAGGCCCAGGCTTGGCAGCGCACAGGGAGAACAGGGCGAGAGGACAGCGGGATCTGTTACCGGCTCTACACAGAGGATGAGTTTGAGAAGTTTGATGAAATGACAATACCTGAGATACAGAG GTGTAACCTGGCCAGTGTGGTGCTTCAGCTCCTGGCCATGAGAATTCCCAGTGTGCTCACCTTTGACTTCATGTCCAAACCATCTCCTG ATGCTATTCAAGCAGCGATTGAGCAGCTGGACCTGCTGGGAGCTGTGGAACACAAGGAAGATCAGCTTGTCCTAACCCCCCTGGGAAGGAAGATGGCAGCCTTTCCACTGGAACCAAAGTTCTCTAAG ACCATCCTCCTGTCCCCCAAGTTCAACTGCACAGAAGAGATCCTGACCATCGTGTCACTGCTGTCAGTGGACAGTGTCCTCTACAGTCCCCCTGCCCAGCGGGATGAAGTGCAATCCGTCAGGAAGAAATTCATCTCCAGTGGGGGAGATCATCTTACCCTGCTCAGCGTGTACAGAGCCTTCCTAAATGTCAGTGGCAACAAG GAATGGTGCAAACACAACTTTGTCAACAGCAGGAACATGATGCTTGTGTCAGACATCAGAGCTCAGCTCAGGGACATTTGTGTAAAG CTCTCGATGCCCATCAAGTCCTCCCGCTCAGACACCGAGAACATCCGCCGCTGCCTGGCTCACAGCCTCTTCATGAACGCCGCGGAGCTGCAGCCTGACGGCACCTACAGCACCGTGGACTCTCACCAGCTGGTGGCCATCCACCCCTCCTCCGTCCTCTTCCACTGCAAGCCCGCCTGCGTGGTTTACAACGGGCTGCTCCGCACCAACAAGTGCTACATGCGGGACCTGTGCGTGGTGGATGCGGACTGGCTGTACGATGCGGCGCCCGACTATTTCCGCAGGAGGCTCCGAACAGCCAGGAACTGA
- the RPAIN gene encoding RPA-interacting protein isoform X2 encodes MEPPPPPPPRRYRARCKGPAAPHWKETYRRGCVERLRRSRAKLLERYRQAGERAGGLAPSALLVQEVMRREWQALQESRPALGGEGALAQMLEDPDELAVLEEIQQELILQEQSVLEEYEQSLQFDEECLNAMLDGLDTSDKVICPVCRKNNLTVRSHLVFCQCGLYISTQGMTEEKLRSLLENTLTEHSHRCFHNPEFTVTSGMEEETSLLMSCSVCDSWTILL; translated from the exons atggagccgccgccgccgccgccgccgcggcggtaCCGCGCCCGCTGCaagggcccggccgcgccgcacTGGAAGGAGACCTACCGCCGC GGCTGCGTGGAGCGGCTGAGGCGCAGCCGGGCCAAGCTGCTGGAGCGGTACCGCCAGGCCGGGGAGCGAGCGGGCGGCCTGGCGCCGAGCGCGCTGCTGGTGCAGGAGGTGATGCGGCGGGAGTGGCAGGCGCTGCAGGAGAGCCGGCCGGCCCTCGGCGGGGAGGGCGCCCTGGCCCAG ATGCTAGAGGACCCTGATGAGCTAGCAGTACTGGAAGAGATCCAACAAGAACTGATCTTGCAAG AACAGTCGGTATTAGAAGAGTATGAGCAAAGCCTGCAGTTTGATGAAGAGTGTCTCAACGCGATGCTTGATGGTTTGGATACCAGCGACAAGGTCATCTGCCCTGTGTGTAGAAA GAATAACCTGACTGTGAGGAGTCACTTGGTTTTTTGCCAGTGTGGGCTATACATCAGCACACAG GGTATGACAGAAGAGAAGCTTCGGTCACTTCTAGAAAACACTCTAACAGAGCACAGTCACAGATGCTTTCACAACCCAGAGTTCACAGTTACCAGTGGAATGGAGGAAGAAACAAGTCTTCTCATGAGCTGTTCG GTCTGTGACTCCTGGACGATTCTTCTGTAA
- the DHX33 gene encoding ATP-dependent RNA helicase DHX33 isoform X1: protein MGRGRRRWRMLLRRSLPRRFATMPGVPAPRRRPPPADTQRRSLPIFEVRAPLLRQLRGLDSAVLIGETGSGKTTQVPQYLYEAGVGHYGIIAVTQPRRVAAIALATRVSDEKKTELGTLVGYTVRFDDLTSDETRIKFLTDGMLLREAIGDPMLQKYSIVILDEAHERTIHTDVLFGVVKAAQKKRKELGKLPLRVIVMSATMDVDQFSQYFNGAPVLYIEGRQHPIQVFYTKQPQSDYLQAALVSVFQIHQEAPFSQDILVFLTGQEEIEAMTKTCQDVAKHLPEGCPQMVVMPLYASLPYSQQLRVFQAAPKGCRKVILSTNIAETSITIAGIKYVVDTGMVKAKKYSPETGLEVLAVQRVSKAQAWQRTGRTGREDSGICYRLYTEDEFEKFDEMTIPEIQRCNLASVVLQLLAMRIPSVLTFDFMSKPSPDAIQAAIEQLDLLGAVEHKEDQLVLTPLGRKMAAFPLEPKFSKTILLSPKFNCTEEILTIVSLLSVDSVLYSPPAQRDEVQSVRKKFISSGGDHLTLLSVYRAFLNVSGNKEWCKHNFVNSRNMMLVSDIRAQLRDICVKLSMPIKSSRSDTENIRRCLAHSLFMNAAELQPDGTYSTVDSHQLVAIHPSSVLFHCKPACVVYNGLLRTNKCYMRDLCVVDADWLYDAAPDYFRRRLRTARN from the exons ATGGGGCGCGGCCGGCGGAGGTGGCGGATGCTGCTCCGCCGTTCCCTGCCCCGCCGCTTCGCCACGATGCCCGGCgtccccgcgccgcgccgccgccctccgcccgCCGACACGCAGCGCCGCAGCCTGCCCATCTTCGAGGTGCGGGCGCCGCTGCTGCGCCAGCTCCGCGGCCTGGACAGCGCCGTCCTCATCG GAGAAACAGGCTCAGGGAAGACCACACAGGTCCCCCAGTACCTCTACGAAGCAGGAGTTGGTCACTACGGCATCATTGCTGTGACCCAGCCTCGCAGAGTGGCAGCTATAGCCTTGGCTACCAGAGTCTCGGATGAGAAGAAGACAGAGCTAGGGACACTG GTTGGCTATACTGTACGCTTCGACGACCTTACATCTGATGAAACTAGAATCAAGTTTTTAACAGATGGAATGCTGCTTCGTGAAGCTATTGGGGACCCGATGCTGCAGAAGTACAGCATTGTCATCCTGGATGAAGCTCACGAGAGGACAATCCACACAGATGTACTCTTTGGAGTGGTGAAAGCTGCGCAAAAGAAACGGAAGGAACTGGGCAAACTGCCACTAAGA GTCATTGTCATGTCAGCTACGATGGATGTTGACCAGTTCTCCCAGTACTTCAATGGAGCTCCTGTTCTCTATATAGAGGGCAGGCAGCATCCTATTCAGGTCTTTTACACCAAACAGCCTCAGAGTGATTACCTCCAAGCAGCACTGGTGTCAGTCTTCCAAATCCACCAG GAAGCACCCTTTTCTCAGGACATCCTGGTATTTCTGACTGGTCAGGAAGAAATTGAAGCAATGACCAAAACCTGTCAAGATGTTGCCAAGCATCTCCCTGAAGGCTGCCCACAGATGGTGGTGATGCCTCTTTATGCTTCTCTGCCCTACTCCCAACAGCTCCGTGTCTTTCAGGCTGCCCCCAAG GGCTGTCGCAAAGTGATCCTCTCCACCAACATTGCAGAAACCTCCATCACCATTGCGGGAATAAAATATGTTGTGGACACAGGCATGGTCAAAGCAAAGAAGTACAGCCCTG AAACTGGTCTGGAAGTGCTGGCAGTCCAACGGGTGTCGAAGGCCCAGGCTTGGCAGCGCACAGGGAGAACAGGGCGAGAGGACAGCGGGATCTGTTACCGGCTCTACACAGAGGATGAGTTTGAGAAGTTTGATGAAATGACAATACCTGAGATACAGAG GTGTAACCTGGCCAGTGTGGTGCTTCAGCTCCTGGCCATGAGAATTCCCAGTGTGCTCACCTTTGACTTCATGTCCAAACCATCTCCTG ATGCTATTCAAGCAGCGATTGAGCAGCTGGACCTGCTGGGAGCTGTGGAACACAAGGAAGATCAGCTTGTCCTAACCCCCCTGGGAAGGAAGATGGCAGCCTTTCCACTGGAACCAAAGTTCTCTAAG ACCATCCTCCTGTCCCCCAAGTTCAACTGCACAGAAGAGATCCTGACCATCGTGTCACTGCTGTCAGTGGACAGTGTCCTCTACAGTCCCCCTGCCCAGCGGGATGAAGTGCAATCCGTCAGGAAGAAATTCATCTCCAGTGGGGGAGATCATCTTACCCTGCTCAGCGTGTACAGAGCCTTCCTAAATGTCAGTGGCAACAAG GAATGGTGCAAACACAACTTTGTCAACAGCAGGAACATGATGCTTGTGTCAGACATCAGAGCTCAGCTCAGGGACATTTGTGTAAAG CTCTCGATGCCCATCAAGTCCTCCCGCTCAGACACCGAGAACATCCGCCGCTGCCTGGCTCACAGCCTCTTCATGAACGCCGCGGAGCTGCAGCCTGACGGCACCTACAGCACCGTGGACTCTCACCAGCTGGTGGCCATCCACCCCTCCTCCGTCCTCTTCCACTGCAAGCCCGCCTGCGTGGTTTACAACGGGCTGCTCCGCACCAACAAGTGCTACATGCGGGACCTGTGCGTGGTGGATGCGGACTGGCTGTACGATGCGGCGCCCGACTATTTCCGCAGGAGGCTCCGAACAGCCAGGAACTGA
- the C1QBP gene encoding complement component 1 Q subcomponent-binding protein, mitochondrial, with product MLLLRALRAAAALRPPPRRLLSSSFAASSSSCSPRALLPPPAAAPPLARSLWQLGGGGWRTALLRPRRGSAGGVSCGCGGLHTEGDKAFAQFLTDEIKEEKKIQKHKSLPKISGGWELEVHGTEAKLVRKVAGERITVTFNINNSIPPSAEEETQEEQKPDEQEPDLTSTPNFVVEVIKDDTKQTLVLDCHFPEDEIGHEGEEESDIFTIQEVSFQPTGESDWKDTNYTLNTESLDWALYDHLMDFLADRGVDNTFADELIELSTALEHQEYIKFLEDLKSFVKCQ from the exons ATGCTGCTGCTCCGGGCcctgcgcgccgccgccgcgctgcgcccgccgccccgccgcctcctctcttcctccttcgccgcctcctcctcctcctgctctccccgcgccctcctgccgccgcccgccgccgcgccgcccctgGCGCGCTCCCTCTGGCAGCTgggcggcggcgggtggcggACGGCGCTGCTCCGCCCGCGGCGGGGCTCGGCCGGCGGCGTCTCCTGCGGCTGCGGCGGCCTCCACACGGagg GCGACAAAGCCTTCGCGCAGTTCCTGACGGATGAGATCAAAGAGGAGAAGAAGATCCAGAAACACAAATCCCTGCCCAAGATCTCCGGGGGGTGGGAGCTGGAGGTCCACGGCACGGAGGCCAAGCTGGTGCGGAAGGTGGCCGGGGAGAG GATAACGGTTACATTCAACATCAATAACAGCATTCCACCCTCAGCTGAGGAAGAAACACAAGAAGAGCAGAAACCTGATGAGCAGGAG CCTGATCTTACATCAACTCCAAACTTTGTTGTGGAAGTAATAAAAGATGATACCAAACAGACCCTGGTTCTTGACTGCCATTTTCCTGAAGACGAG ATCGGACatgagggagaggaagaaagtgATATTTTCACCATTCAGGAGGTCAGTTTTCAGCCCACTGGAGAATCAGATTGGAAGGACACCAACTACACCCTCAACACGGAATCCCTCGACTGG GCTCTGTACGATCACTTAATGGATTTCCTGGCTGATCGAGGAGTTGACAACACCTTTGCTGATGAGTTAATAGAACTCAGCACTGCACTGGAACACCAGGAGTACATTAAATTCCTTGAAGACCTTAAAAGCTTTGTCAAATGTCAGTAG